Part of the Candidatus Thermodiscus eudorianus genome is shown below.
AGAAGGACTCGTCCAGCGCCAGTACTACCGGGTCGACGGCGAGGGCCCTCGCTATAGCCACCAGCTGGACCTGGCCCGTCGAGAGCCTGCCTATCTTCTCCCATAGGATGCCCCTTAGCATAAGCTTCTCCGCTATCCTTAGCACCCTCTCCCTGATAGCCTCCTCCCCGAGGCCCTGCAGCTCCGGTCCAACAGCTATGTTATCGTACACGAGCCCCCTGAGTACTATGGGCCTCTCGTGGACGTAGACTATCCGGCCCCTAAACCCCTCGACGCCCTCAACCCAAGGATCCACCCCGTCCACCAGCACCCTGCCCTTGGCCGGCCTTAGGAGCAGTGAGACTAGCTTGAGGAGGGTGGTCTTGCCCGAGGCGTTTGGCCCCGCTAGGCCATAGACTCTTCCCCCCTCTAGGCCCAGGCTCACCCCCCTGAGCACTGGCTCCTTGTCGTAGCCGAACCACACGTCCTCCAGCGCTATTCTAGCCTCCATCC
Proteins encoded:
- a CDS encoding energy-coupling factor ABC transporter ATP-binding protein, which translates into the protein MEARIALEDVWFGYDKEPVLRGVSLGLEGGRVYGLAGPNASGKTTLLKLVSLLLRPAKGRVLVDGVDPWVEGVEGFRGRIVYVHERPIVLRGLVYDNIAVGPELQGLGEEAIRERVLRIAEKLMLRGILWEKIGRLSTGQVQLVAIARALAVDPVVLALDESFSNLDSGKRRVVARAIKELANKGGIAIVSSHDPILLSRISDQVVYLEDGVVKFHVDAGSFLDKLSRVV